Proteins from a genomic interval of Gadus macrocephalus chromosome 2, ASM3116895v1:
- the LOC132451128 gene encoding uncharacterized protein LOC132451128 isoform X1, with amino-acid sequence MTKPKKKRCPSCQAENSVGRKTCCQCLLPLPRKNKLPDNLQMDSWASSAKSYRNGARAINSAQLSVLKLNALGRKPLLFLGNPGRKGKSVGDLIHFIPTDNVLVKDIISKMSKCYELLLTMLQGCAPQAAVPPLENSGPPAPPVCSQPPPAPFSSPQTPPSFSNSQPPPSFSSPQTPPSFSNSQPPPSFSSPQTPPSFSNSEPPPSFHNLEPPPSFSNSQPPPSFSSPQTPPSFSNSEPLPSFHNLEPPPSFSNFEPPSFSNSQPSPSFSPQPHPSLSNFEPPSFSNSQPSPSFSPQPHPSLSNFEPPRSPASSSKKRPKIKECRKHKNQKVFLFQRIVDKRVLNGKEEVKVSWTPCPKCGKKWDDSWEPDSQQFS; translated from the exons ATGACAAAGCCTAAGAAGAAGCGATGCCCCTCATGCCAGGCCGAAAATTCTGTTGGAAGGAAGACATGTTGCCAgtgtctcctcccccttccccggAAGAACAAGCTCCCAGATAATTTGCAGATGGACAGCTGGGCATCCTCTGCAAAATCATACAGAAACGGTGCCAGGGCTATAAATTCGGCCCAGCTATCT GTCTTAAAACTAAATGCCCTTGGTCGGAAACCCCTACTATTTCTTGGAAATCCTGGCCGCAAAGGAAAATCTGTGGGGGACTTGATTCACTTTATCCCCACAGATAACGTCTTGGTGAAGGATATCATTTCCAAAATGAGCAAATGCTATGAGCTCCTCCTGACAA TGTTGCAGGGCTGTGCTCCACAAGCAGCTGTGCCCCCCCTGGAAAACAGCGGTCCACCAGCCCCTCCTGTGtgctctcagcctcctccagcacccttcTCATCCCCTCAAACTCCTCCATCCTTCTCCAACTCCCAACCACCTCCATCCTTCTCATCCCCACAAACTCCTCCATCCTTCTCCAACTCCCAACCACCTCCATCCTTCTCATCCCCACAAACTCCTCCATCCTTCTCTAACTCTGAACCTCCTCCATCTTTCCACAACTTAGAACCTCCTCCATCCTTCTCCAACTCCCAACCACCTCCATCCTTCTCATCCCCTCAAACTCCTCCATCCTTCTCTAACTCTGAACCTCTTCCATCTTTCCACAACTTAGAACCTCCTCCATCCTTCTCCAACTTTGAACCTCCTTCTTTCTCTAACTCTCAACCTTCTCCATCCTTCTCCCCTCAACCTCATCCATCCCTCTCCAACTTTGAACCTCCTTCCTTCTCTAACTCTCAACCTTCTCCATCCTTCTCCCCTCAACCTCATCCATCCCTCTCCAACTTTGAACCTCCTCGATCTCCAGCCTCCTCTTCCAAGAAGAGGCCCAAAATAAAAG AatgcagaaaacacaaaaatcaaAAGGTTTTCCTGTTTCAACGCATTGTTGATAAACGTGTTTTAAAC GGAAAAGAAGAGGTGAAAGTCTCTTGGACACCATGCCCCAAGTG TGGGAAGAAGTGGGACgattcatgggagccagacagCCAACAGTTTAGCTaa
- the LOC132451128 gene encoding uncharacterized protein LOC132451128 isoform X2 has translation MTKPKKKRCPSCQAENSVGRKTCCQCLLPLPRKNKLPDNLQMDSWASSAKSYRNGARAINSAQLSVLKLNALGRKPLLFLGNPGRKGKSVGDLIHFIPTDNVLVKDIISKMSKCYELLLTMLQGCAPQAAVPPLENSGPPAPPVCSQPPPAPFSSPQTPPSFSNSQPPPSFSSPQTPPSFSNSQPPPSFSSPQTPPSFSNSEPPPSFHNLEPPPSFSNSQPPPSFSSPQTPPSFSNSEPLPSFHNLEPPPSFSNFEPPSFSNSQPSPSFSPQPHPSLSNFEPPSFSNSQPSPSFSPQPHPSLSNFEPPRSPASSSKKRPKIKGKRRGESLLDTMPQVWEEVGRFMGARQPTV, from the exons ATGACAAAGCCTAAGAAGAAGCGATGCCCCTCATGCCAGGCCGAAAATTCTGTTGGAAGGAAGACATGTTGCCAgtgtctcctcccccttccccggAAGAACAAGCTCCCAGATAATTTGCAGATGGACAGCTGGGCATCCTCTGCAAAATCATACAGAAACGGTGCCAGGGCTATAAATTCGGCCCAGCTATCT GTCTTAAAACTAAATGCCCTTGGTCGGAAACCCCTACTATTTCTTGGAAATCCTGGCCGCAAAGGAAAATCTGTGGGGGACTTGATTCACTTTATCCCCACAGATAACGTCTTGGTGAAGGATATCATTTCCAAAATGAGCAAATGCTATGAGCTCCTCCTGACAA TGTTGCAGGGCTGTGCTCCACAAGCAGCTGTGCCCCCCCTGGAAAACAGCGGTCCACCAGCCCCTCCTGTGtgctctcagcctcctccagcacccttcTCATCCCCTCAAACTCCTCCATCCTTCTCCAACTCCCAACCACCTCCATCCTTCTCATCCCCACAAACTCCTCCATCCTTCTCCAACTCCCAACCACCTCCATCCTTCTCATCCCCACAAACTCCTCCATCCTTCTCTAACTCTGAACCTCCTCCATCTTTCCACAACTTAGAACCTCCTCCATCCTTCTCCAACTCCCAACCACCTCCATCCTTCTCATCCCCTCAAACTCCTCCATCCTTCTCTAACTCTGAACCTCTTCCATCTTTCCACAACTTAGAACCTCCTCCATCCTTCTCCAACTTTGAACCTCCTTCTTTCTCTAACTCTCAACCTTCTCCATCCTTCTCCCCTCAACCTCATCCATCCCTCTCCAACTTTGAACCTCCTTCCTTCTCTAACTCTCAACCTTCTCCATCCTTCTCCCCTCAACCTCATCCATCCCTCTCCAACTTTGAACCTCCTCGATCTCCAGCCTCCTCTTCCAAGAAGAGGCCCAAAATAAAAG GGAAAAGAAGAGGTGAAAGTCTCTTGGACACCATGCCCCAAGTG TGGGAAGAAGTGGGACgattcatgggagccagacagCCAACAGTTTAG